In Primulina huaijiensis isolate GDHJ02 chromosome 4, ASM1229523v2, whole genome shotgun sequence, a genomic segment contains:
- the LOC140975228 gene encoding uncharacterized protein has product MGAVAPPTHWVPRDDFLLKNAVEAGASLESLAKGAVKFSRRYTVQELQDRWCSLLYDPVVSAKASAHMLDFEYSASTHPSRSNNMGAAKEITLKSRKRKGESVRKCYYAMRKRICHTPFAMMDGEIPSRPVTSNFGDRNILLSADMMIDKPVLYNFGNQEGPNLGSAHGSYSKYPTCATECTGNGDYAPLEPVQYIQNPVSCGNMASENFCHPRDSNVPLLVDNNVVIRTGQSKELPARNLLGVYGLKNDGSACSEFGCAPFRSFVRSSSLPQMPNWDTDPGISAIGSSQNTDPAEADESPNYGLAISDLKNPISCDDMKIITPSMEDYFEELSSTLFDFSNDEELLLDKSYLNGFSSLLSESPYDNELPNVSLGEASVAATGNVVLNVKVFGPEYRDGVICCTLNSEDPEIPSNDDVFLPFRFPSPPKTLGDHWKSYDMPPSVDDFSSARKASGISRWPKTNQNNSYEQSRMIKPLNPSKKVLNDPNGDRRVKFELPSSSIQHVGLRNALNIGGPSIIRSENVNLNHTVSGVVKGGPCLDKHSRGPDILQSIEKNGSGCRNELDSKVMAPNTESSNFVASSVKTTATKSIEKSQLSDQEEILTENAFDMPYFSDVEAMILDMDLSPDECGLLADPEVNRFHHEETKKTIIRLEQATCAYMQRAIAAQGAFAVLYGRHRKHFIKKTEVLLGRSTEDVKVDIDLGREREGGKISRRQASIKMDSCGWFHLKNLGKCLIHVNGIEVGSEESQILTSGCLIQVRGLAFMFETSETRIKQHVNSTMRGNFCSDRKLLINS; this is encoded by the exons ATGGGAGCGGTTGCTCCGCCTACTCATTGGGTTCCCCGAGACGACTTTTTGCTAAAAAACGCGGTGGAG GCTGGTGCATCTTTGGAATCTCTTGCAAAAGGTGCGGTGAAGTTTTCTCGAAGATATACTGTTCAGGAACTGCAAGATCGTTGGTGTTCTCTCCTCTATGATCCGGTTGTTTCAGCAAAGGCATCGGCACACATGCTTGATTTTGAGTATTCTGCGTCAACTCATCCATCGAGATCTAATAATATGGGAGCTGCAAAAGAGATAACCTTAAAGTCGAGAAAGAGAAAGGGTGAAAGTGTTAGAAAATGCTATTATGCTATGCGTAAAAGAATTTGTCACACACCATTTGCCATGATGGATGGGGAAATTCCTTCTCGACCTGTGACTTCGAATTTTGGGGATAGAAACATACTTTTATCTGCGGATATGATGATTGATAAACCTGTTCTATATAATTTTGGAAATCAAGAAGGCCCAAATCTTGGCTCTGCACATGGTTCCTACTCAAAATACCCGACTTGTGCCACAGAGTGCACTGGTAATGGTGATTATGCCCCTCTTGAGCCTGTTCAATATATTCAGAATCCTGTCAGTTGTGGAAACATGGCATCTGAGAACTTTTGTCATCCTCGTGACAGTAATGTACCTCTTCTTGTGGATAACAATGTGGTTATTAGAACTGGCCAATCAAAAGAATTGCCCGCACGGAATTTATTAGGAGTCTATGGATTAAAGAACGATGGAAGTGCATGTTCGGAATTTGGGTGTGCACCATTTCGTAGTTTTGTGCGCTCATCTTCTCTGCCTCAAATGCCAAATTGGGATACTGATCCGGGGATATCTGCCATAGGTTCTTCACAGAATACTGATCCTGCTGAGGCAGATGAGTCACCAAATTATGGTCTTGCCATCTCAGACCTGAAGAATCCCATATCTTGTGATGACATGAAAATTATAACTCCCAGCATGGAGGACTACTTTGAAGAACTATCCAGTACTTTGTTTGACTTCTCTAATGATGAGGAGTTACTTTTGGACAAGTCTTATTTGAATGGTTTCAGTTCACTTTTATCAGAATCTCCATATGATAATGAGTTGCCCAATGTCAGCCTTGGTGAGGCCTCAGTAGCTGCAACTGGAAATGTTGTATTAAATGTAAAAGTTTTTGGACCTGAATATCGTGATGGAGTTATTTGTTGCACACTTAACTCTGAGGACCCTGAAATACCTAGCAATGATGATGTTTTCCTTCCTTTTCGATTCCCATCGCCTCCAAAGACCTTGGGGGATCATTGGAAATCATATGATATGCCCCCATCTGTTGATGACTTTTCAAGTGCTCGAAAAGCTAGTGGAATATCTCGTTGGCCCAAGACCAATCAAAATAATTCCTATGAGCAATCTCGCATGATAAAGCCATTGAACCCATCAAAAAAGGTTTTGAACGATCCAAATGGAGATCGTCGAGTTAAATTTGAGTTGCCTTCAAGTAGTATCCAGCATGTAGGACTCAGGAATGCATTAAATATCGGTGGTCCAAGTATTATAAGATCGGAAAATGTAAATTTAAACCATACTGTTAGTGGAGTTGTGAAGGGAGGTCCTTGTCTTGATAAGCATTCTCGTGGTCCAGACATTTTGCAAAGCATTGAAAAGAATGGTAGTGGCTGTAGAAATGAACTAGACTCCAAAGTTATGGCCCCAAACACTGAATCATCGAATTTTGTTGCCAGTTCTGTGAAAACAACAGCCACCAAATCAATTGAAAAGTCTCAGCTGTCAGATCAGGAAGAGATTTTGACCGAGAACGCTTTTGACATGCCTTATTTTTCTGATGTTGAAGCAATG ATACTTGATATGGACTTGAGTCCAGATGAATGTGGTTTACTTGCCGATCCAGAAG TTAATAGATTTCATCACGAAGAAACTAAAAAAACAATCATTAGGCTGGAACAAGCCACCTGTGCTTACATGCAGAGAGCCATTGCTGCTCAAGGGGCATTTGCTGTTTTATATGGTCGTCACAGAAAGCATTTCATTAAGAAAACTGAG GTTTTGCTTGGCAGATCAACTGAAGACGTAAAAGTTGACATTGATTTGGGAAGAGAACGAGAAGGTGGTAAAATATCTCGTCGGCAG GCTTCGATAAAGATGGACTCTTGTGGATGGTTCCATTTGAAGAACCTTGGAAAATGTTTGATTCACGTGAATGGCATAGAAGTAGGATCGGAAGAGAGTCAAATTCTTACTTCAGGGTGTCTAATTCAG